The following coding sequences lie in one Manis javanica isolate MJ-LG chromosome X, MJ_LKY, whole genome shotgun sequence genomic window:
- the POU3F4 gene encoding POU domain, class 3, transcription factor 4, with product MATAASNPYSILSSSSLVHADSAGMQQGSPFRNPQKLLQSDYLQGVPSNGHTLGHHWVTSLSDGGPWSSTLATSPLDQQDVKPGREDLQLGAVIHHRSPHVAHHSPHTNHPNAWGASPAPNPSITSSGQPLNVYSQPGFTVSGMLEHGGLTPPPASVSTQSLHPVLREPPDHRDLGSHHCQDHSDEETPTSDELEQFAKQFKQRRIKLGFTQADVGLALGTLYGNVFSQTTICRFEALQLSFKNMCKLKPLLNKWLEEADSSTGSPTSIDKIAAQGRKRKKRTSIEVSVKGVLETHFLKCPKPAAQEISSLADSLQLEKEVVRVWFCNRRQKEKRMTPPGDQQPHEVYSHTVKTDTSCHDL from the coding sequence ATGGCCACAGCTGCCTCGAATCCTTACAGCATTCTCAGTTCCAGCTCCCTGGTCCATGCAGACTCTGCGGGCATGCAGCAGGGAAGTCCTTTCCGAAACCctcagaaacttctccaaagtgATTACTTACAGGGAGTTCCTAGCAATGGGCATACCCTCGGGCATCATTGGGTGACCAGTCTGAGCGATGGAGGCCCATGGTCCTCCACACTGGCCACCAGCCCCCTGGACCAACAGGACGTGAAGCCTGGGCGTGAAGACCTACAGCTGGGCGCTGTCATCCATCACCGCTCGCCTCATGTCGCCCACCACTCTCCGCACACTAACCACCCAAATGCCTGGGGGGCGAGTCCGGCTCCGAACCCGTCCATTACGTCGAGCGGCCAACCCCTTAACGTTTACTCGCAACCCGGCTTCACTGTAAGCGGCATGCTGGAGCACGGTGGGCTCACCCCACCGCCGGCTTCCGTCTCCACACAGAGCCTCCACCCAGTGCTCCGGGAGCCCCCAGACCACAGAGACCTAGGCTCGCATCACTGCCAGGACCACTCGGACGAGGAGACGCCAACCTCGGATGAGTTGGAACAGTTCGCCAAACAGTTCAAACAAAGAAGAATCAAGTTGGGCTTCACGCAGGCCGATGTAGGGCTGGCGCTGGGCACACTGTACGGCAATGTGTTCTCTCAGACCACTATCTGCAGGTTCGAGGCCTTGCAACTGAGCTTCAAGAACATGTGTAAGCTGAAGCCCCTGCTGAACAAGTGGCTGGAGGAGGCAGATTCGTCCACAGGGAGCCCGACCAGCATTGACAAGATCGCCGCACAGGGCCGCAAGCGCAAGAAGCGAACCTCCATCGAGGTGAGTGTCAAGGGCGTCCTGGAGACGCATTTCCTAAAATGTCCCAAGCCTGCCGCGCAGGAGATTTCCTCGCTGGCAGACAGCCTCCAGTTGGAGAAAGAAGTGGTACGTGTCTGGTTCTGTAAtcgaagacagaaagagaaaagaatgactCCACCAGGAGATCAGCAGCCACATGAGGTTTATTCGCACACGGTGAAAACAGACACGTCCTGCCACGATCTCTGA